DNA from Ziziphus jujuba cultivar Dongzao chromosome 2, ASM3175591v1:
AGTTAAAAAAAGCTAACTATACAAAACTAAACATGAATGTTACCAAACAAGCACTAAAATATTACTTATCTTATCCCTTAGGCATGATGAAATTTTGCTAGTTATATTTCCCACTTGGTGTTCAGAGAATAAAGTAGGAACtaaaaaattctttaattaaaaaaagaaaagaaaaagataactAATTCAAAGATGAATCaatcatattataataaaaatttaaaattgactggtaaaccaaagaaaaataaaaactccgATATATAGAGAGACTTCAAAAAAGGTAGgacaaatttgtttttgtttcgtGATAATTAAGTTCATGTATGCATTAAGAAAAAATCAAGCCGGCGAAGCGcgtgaaagaaataaaattaagtatgagagaaagacaaaaaaaaaattaaaaagaaatggtAAAAGTTAGTGCATTTAGGACCACATTTGATCAGGATATGGTACAAAGCCATTTAAGAAATTTGTTGACTGAAAATCAATTAATCGTTTGGTTTTGAGGCCTCAAGAAGATGAAAGTGAAAATGGGGCCTGTCTTTTGAAGCTCTAATGGACGTGGACATGGATGTGGATGTGGACTGTTCATGGTCTGCTTTTACTATTCAATGAAGTCAAACGTTTTTCTCACTTTAAATAGACAaaactctttatttttctaaatataattatgtatatggCGATGAATTATAGTGATTATGGGGGTTAATTTGTGTAGTATAAAGGCCTcgaagaaataaaattaaaactatgaTATTACTTTTAATGATCATCACCCAACTTGTcatgtaattaattttcaagcaaaaattaaataaaaataattaaactgcCACGTAAGCAAATAACCAATAGTTATATTGCAGTTGATGACAAATAAAGTTacttttctggttttttttagttaattaaatatttgtttagtttttattaattataacaaGTGGTTGTTTTAAAAGTTGACTTCAGTCTTTCAATAAAACTAGCTGCTGAGGCAACTTCTCTTTGACGAAAAGgatttttaatcattaattgCAGCATAAAATTATGGTGCAGATTCTCCCAACTCACTCTATgaattaaaaacattaattgaaatataatataatataaaatcattttttattcaaacattTTGAAGGTAAACCATAAAAAactcttttcttaatttttggtgGACTACATAAATCTAGttaaatgctaaaattttaaagttacaAAGAACAGTATATAGAttcaaaaaatccataattaatacataataaTCCCAATAAAGGAGGTTACTATCAAAATGGTCATTAACTTATAATTGTtctattaaccaaaaaaaaaaaaaaaaaaagatgaacttgataatttctaaaattatagCATACCAATAACAAGAGTATGTTCATGATTGGTATTTTAAAGGGTTTTGACCGAAGACCATCTAGAATACTTGTCTACTTGCTTGGGAAGGTGATAAGATTCttcattcttgtatttttttggaTTCACTtagttgatttatatttatatatattttgtctaaAACTAAATACAAGTAATAGTATTTGCAAAGAGCAGAGATTTTTAAAATAGGTTCTTCTTATGCTAAATGATACTGAAATATTAATTAtgaattgataataatatatgtaaggTCAACCTACAAATTTCAATCCTAAATCATTGTTTCAAATTTAACttgatttcttttatttaatttgaaatgaaaattatatatataagttgaaAAAGGATGTCAATTGTCTATCTTACTATAAACacaaatcaatataattaaataagagAGGTTAAGAATAACTTACATTCTCCGCGATGATCTTTAACAATGAAAGCATCGGTCATGGCTTCACGGACCCTTAAACCATGAGTGTTTGTCCCCGGAGTAATTCTTGCACCAAGCCTGAACTTCCTGCTCCTAATCCAGCTCGAGTTATCCGTAAACTCAATCTCTCCGATCATGGCAAACCCATCTCTCACCGTGACATTCAAGTCACCCGTGAGCAAAGGTCGTTTTCCGGTCCTCTCCTTAACAATGTTGCTTTCGAACTCTTCACTCGTCCAAGAATTGTTTTCTCTTGGTGGGAAATCGCCGTCTAAGACGACGACTTCCACTTTAATTGTGTGAGAGAGAGTTATTGGCATCATCATGTGCGGAGCACTACTTTTATCCACAACAAAGACTTGAAGTGGATTGTTTTCATTGTCTGATATTTTGCTTCCAGTGAATATTGGAAGTGAAAGCGGTTTGCTAAAAGCTAGTTGTAAGCTGGAAGGTTCGAGGGCTTGGATTCGCAAAGATGGTGATCTAGAAATAGACTGAGAGCATCGTCTAAGAACATGTTCCACCTCTTCATGAACCTAAAAGATGAGGAAGAGAAAAAACCATTAGGCTTTACATATTTAATCAAACTACTAATTCAATTAATGTTAATTAAGGTAAATTAAAAACAGTATATGACTatcataatatacatatatacacatcaatgtaagaatgaaaatttgtattttaaggaTAACTAGGTGATGAACATTTAATCTCTCACTTTTAAGATCATGAAACATGCATGTCTTATCATTCAAATACTTTACAAGGAACATTAATAGTTTATGAGGATGAgaatacatatctatatatatatatatatatatataattttgttatgatGAACATcacaattattttatggtatgtATCTAACATCTaatcatatataaattgtataatatatcaaaaaaattacataaaatcatatGTTAAACATCTAACATAAGCCAAATGATATTGTCATGATATAGATAGTACTCTAGAAGCTTTGGTTTTGAAGAGCATATAACATACCACTCTTCTGAGTAAAGGTTCCAAGGATGAGAAAAGGTTTTGTAAGGAGTTCACCATGACTACTTCTCCAATCACACTGTAAATAAGACAATGATCAAACCTTACAAGAAAGCAATTAACTCtactatatacatacatatatatatatatatatatatataatctttgatCACATCAAGATATCTTTATAAAGTTTAGATATAAAACAAATCAATCATGATAGATTGATCATTTGAAGTGCATACTAACTTTATGTAAATGCATATGGCTAAAAAAACTTTTAAGCCGCTTCATGTAAGCTAAAGAACACAATTAGCAAGGAAAAAGACTGCATTAAAAATACATACGAAGCAAAACTAGGTCTGCGTTTCAAGCGTTTTTCAGCTGGTGGATCCTGGTCGTTGGATTCTTCATCATTTAAGAACCTTTTGGCAGCCATTTCTGTAGTTCTCAAAAACTACTTGAAAAAGAAACACAGGAACAGTGAGAAACGGAAAGAGGGATAGTGGTTTGGAGGTTGAAGAAGAGGGTTTCTGGGAAAGGCAAAAGCTGAAGTTGCCAAGATTGGCAAGgtgaaatatttatattgttgtGAAATTGGTATTAAAAATGAACTTTCTTGGAACGGCAAAGGAAACATCTGAGCAGCAGTATAGCGTGATGATCTAGGAAACTATGATGCAAGACTTTGACATCAACAGCCTCCCAAAGTCAACCGAAAAGTTTTCTTTCTCTATTGTTGCTTGTCTGCATGGTTTTGTGGACCCTACCGAAAATATAATCGGACGGctgaatttaaaagttttatatagATGTGAATAGATTGAAACTACCGGGAACCACaagatcaataatatatatatttgactgcTTTATTTACAAATAGATATTATAGAATTTAGACTGTATATTCGTGTGCTTTACGAGCGGTAGCTTAAAAAGGTTCTAAGTCTGGTCTAGTACTACATTTCCTGGAAGGATCAGATTCATTTAATTAGTAGGACCATTGGAATATTTACCACccttttttaagtttaattaacATGATAAtctatttaatttgtttgtgatTCTTGCATATTTGTTTTCTCTcgtccatttttttaatttttttttttttttatttcctgaaTGTTGTTAATCTTACACATGCAATTGTATAATAATGCGGATAAACTAAATTTGCACTAATTaaactcataaaataaatttagaaatttacttaattgaaaaaaatagtataattataaatataaacttaGAGCACTTATTGTGAGCATTACTATTTATCATCACTAATTACCACTAATGAAtattacaataaaatttttattttatttattaattatatttaaattaatttcaacttttaaaaacCTGAATTCCTATGAAAAAAGTGAATTCgtagtataaattaattaataattgacatttaaatataaattttattaatgatatttaccgataatgataaatattaattttcatatttttatgatCATTAAAAAGGCCGAAAATTCAAGCATGTTGTCCAGCGTTAAATTTATTAGTCACTTCTAATGTAGGACTAAATTATACTGcagtataataatttaaatataattagcttaaatatacaataaattGGATTGAATTTAAATTAGTCCTGTCAAACATAGGTAGTTAAATCTTGTATTTCAATCGGATCAAAGGAACGGAGATGAGTCTATAAATGACAAAATTGATGCACAAGCAAGCaaaacaactttttatttttttttttaacataataaatcatattgaaacaatatatatagattttatgtAAAATCCACCTTATTCCCTTAATaagtatatataatacaaatttcgAAACCTTTTTAAAGTTCAAAAGATGCTGCTACACCTAGCAAAACAAAAAGCGACAGTTCTCTTAAAATCATTTCTGTTAAGTAGTGCAGTAAATTCGCAAGGAATACAAAACATGACAATTAGCAAGCACgttttattatacatatacacCCTATATCTACTATTTATACGTGTAAAACCCAGACCAAACCCACGCTACAAAACCCAAACTCAATCTCCACCACAAATACATACACAATTCTTTTAAAGCTgcctttaattatattatagtttCACACACTTTCACAGAATTAAACATGTCCcccaaaactctctctctctctgtctctttctctctctctctctctctctctcgctgtGCCTACCTAACAACAACAAAACCCAATTACTGCTTTGCGGAATATTTTCCGTTTTATGCAGAAGGGCTTTAGATGTACTGGCCTACAAAAAGAAGACAatgaccataatatatatacatatatattatatgggtGTGAAAGCGAAGAGATTAGGCCTCATTGGTCAGTGGAAGCTTGGCTGCACTTTCCCAAGCAGTGTGGGCTACCAACTCTAGATCTCACTCGGCAAATATTGATGTGAAATAATATGTTTCACCCCCTAATAGAATTCGACGcgttggtttatatatatatatatatatacatatacgaagagtcaaactttcttttttttgggtaaaatataCGAAGAGTCAAACTTACATAAAAAACGATCTGATATttttaattgggaaaaaaattagaaattttaggTTATTGGGGACCaaaattgatagaaattttaaaagatatattataaaaatctacatatatagatatctactattattttgtaattttactcATGTATCAACAATTACATAGCATTTATATAACTTAGTTTGAATTATGAATAAAAGCACTATTTAAACTAgttttcaaaatcaaatgtttaatataataataaaaaaaatttaaagttttttttttttcctaaggtTTAAGCATATAATAATACAAGTATGGTTTAAATTCGATGTTGCAtatatcacccaaaaaaaataaaatagatgttGCATTTTTGGCAATAAGTATTTTTAAGATGGAGCATGTTTCATtaactttttctcttttttgaagATAGTTATAATTTTGACTTAAATTGGTGACTTGGAGGGGGTTGTATTTATGAAGGGTGTAGAATGAGATCTAGGAACGTTGATTGTGGTCTTAATTTTTCTTGTGGATTATGTTACGTtttttcaacccaaaaaaaaaaaaaaaaattattgttgaaaTGAGAAAGAGAGTATTAATCCAATTTCATCAATAccggttaaaaaatatatatatagaaaaaaaaagatttcttaaaaaaataacaattataataataataaaggtgattttttttttttttttacattagtaaaagttaataaaaaaattaaatactattaATTATCTTTATCATTTGTTGTATTCCATATATGGTGAATATGAGCAGTCTAAAAAGGAGGAATTTAAGACtcgtttataaataaataaataaataaaaataaaaattttaaaaatacattgaTGTTGTTGACCTTCTTCAAGAACAAACTAAACTCGTGTGGGgggcaaaataatataaatataaaacttttaTCATTAAATTAGTATACTATTAATGGGAATTCCAGGTTTAGTTTGGGGCAACTATTTTCACTGTCCTCATGCTAAATTTGCTCctatttttaatatcatttttttttattaattatgaatcATATCAaagattatattttaaaattcaaaaatagtaaaatatagaTGTAACAACATACTGTAATCCTATTGAGTAAAAGTAAACATGTCAGgactaaatgattaataaatgtaattttaaataaatttcaactCTTGATACAATCTAAGAGATAAAAATGGAAATCCCGACATTAGTCCTTATATTAAGGacttgatatttgaattatatgtggactaatatcaaaatttcatttttcagcCCTTAAATTGTATGAAAAGCTGaggtttaaaatcatttttattaatcaccAGATTTTGATAAGATTCACTTTTCATAAATAGGATTTCAGTATATCACTAAACctatatttaccaaattttaaattttaaattctaaccaTTTATATGATCTAATGGCTATTAAAGTTGAaccttaatttaataaaataatgtggaTCTAACTTgtaactaattatatatatatgtattgctcAATTCAGCTTTGTacctttttttattctaaagaaACAAATTGTAAAGGGCCAAAACCCCCTTTTCTTGTTCAATTATATTAGACCAAGGATTTGATGGTTGCCAATTGGTATTCGATATATAGGGGTTTCAAAgaacataatatataataaacaaatttcATTATAGCCATATGGTCATAAAagaaatgatatatatacaattaggtTTATATAAGGACAATCTgatatttttaacattaaatttttctttattagttcTTGGATAATATCAAagattaggatttaaaattcaataatgttaaaatataaatttagtaacttattaaaattctatttaggaaaaataaacacTAACTGTACTtgttgattaataaatataattttaaatttcaatatttaatgCGATTTAGAGATCAATAAAGAAGTTCTTACGTTAGTGTTAATATTAAGGATTCGATTTGAACctaattgtacatatatatatatatatatttgcttgctTATATGTAAAAGAAATAGACATATCTTTCTCAGTATAGATTTTTGACGATTTTGTTTTACttccttttctttatttgttacattaatattatatatgtcatTAATTGATTGATGAACCAAATTATTTAAGTTAGCCAACTTATATTTGGATTTGTTACTTGTTACTTTTATCATTGAATTTTTCTTAAGAGACAATTACttcttaattaattagcaaGTATTGACTTAAGACATGTATTGtgttgttctttttcttcttgattGTAACCATCATTAATGCTACagggataaaaaaatttcatcaaaattctAAACTAAATGATATGGCATCTTACATGATCATTTATTACCGAATATAAATTAATAGTATTCTCTTATCATGGAAGGTAAAACCAAATAAACAATTACAACTTATTAgtgattaaaattttagtatataaaTTTGGTAAGTATAGAATTATTCTTATAACACCACCAAGGGTAGTAGCTTAACGGAAGGAA
Protein-coding regions in this window:
- the LOC107418789 gene encoding protein SAR DEFICIENT 1 translates to MAAKRFLNDEESNDQDPPAEKRLKRRPSFASVIGEVVMVNSLQNLFSSLEPLLRRVVHEEVEHVLRRCSQSISRSPSLRIQALEPSSLQLAFSKPLSLPIFTGSKISDNENNPLQVFVVDKSSAPHMMMPITLSHTIKVEVVVLDGDFPPRENNSWTSEEFESNIVKERTGKRPLLTGDLNVTVRDGFAMIGEIEFTDNSSWIRSRKFRLGARITPGTNTHGLRVREAMTDAFIVKDHRGELYKKHYPPRLEDEVWRLEKIGKEGAFHRKLASQGIKTVQDFLKLFVVDPAKLRATLGVGMSEKMWEVTLKHARTCEMGSKQYIFNGNQFIIYMNPICQVLRAEINGQIYTNREISGMNRAFIQDLIRQAYSNWNSVKEIDENMNGTALLAQVQEMVDQYPNHQQGMIRPFEQNLYLPSNAHIECSDNWQLHSPYNFPALQIQHTMSESSSEGDLTPHGLP